The following coding sequences lie in one Mucilaginibacter sp. KACC 22773 genomic window:
- a CDS encoding helix-turn-helix domain-containing protein: protein MAIADNNALIANFKFRKSSMITNTSLEDFYHRNGAPFHGGTSKELGHFNVFEAEKLFDKATGERIMPYSRRAYYKISWLRGKSKAEYADKVIDIQKNALLFATPKIPYRWLPKDGNQTGMFCIFTPDFLSPGKSAVLLDELPIFQPGQVPVFQVSETEINEIEYIFRKMQRELDADYQYKYDLLRTLVLELIHYGQKLQPMLAISTAQNASERISSLFIELLERQFPLEPPHQKLGLRTAKDYADRLAVHVNHLNKVLKEVTGSTTTEIIGNRIIQEAKILLKQTHWSISEIAYALGYDDPAHFSKYFKKQTSFTPVAFRS from the coding sequence ATGGCAATTGCTGATAACAATGCATTAATTGCTAACTTTAAATTTCGGAAAAGCAGTATGATTACCAATACATCTCTCGAAGATTTTTACCACCGGAACGGCGCGCCGTTTCATGGTGGGACGAGTAAAGAGCTTGGCCATTTCAATGTATTTGAAGCCGAAAAGTTGTTTGATAAAGCGACCGGAGAAAGAATAATGCCTTACAGCCGCAGGGCGTACTACAAAATTAGCTGGTTGAGAGGCAAAAGCAAGGCCGAGTATGCCGATAAGGTAATAGATATACAGAAAAACGCCCTGCTGTTTGCCACACCAAAAATCCCCTATCGCTGGCTGCCCAAAGATGGCAACCAAACCGGTATGTTTTGCATTTTCACGCCCGATTTTCTTTCGCCAGGCAAGTCGGCGGTATTGTTGGATGAATTGCCCATATTTCAACCGGGGCAGGTACCGGTTTTCCAGGTTTCCGAGACAGAGATAAACGAAATTGAATACATTTTCAGAAAGATGCAGCGGGAGCTTGATGCCGATTACCAGTACAAATATGACCTTTTACGCACCCTGGTTTTAGAGCTTATACATTACGGGCAAAAATTACAGCCGATGCTGGCCATAAGTACCGCGCAAAACGCGTCTGAACGGATATCTTCCCTGTTTATCGAATTGCTGGAACGGCAATTCCCGCTTGAGCCCCCGCACCAAAAACTTGGTTTGCGAACCGCCAAAGATTATGCCGACCGCCTGGCTGTGCATGTTAATCACCTGAACAAGGTACTAAAAGAGGTTACAGGCAGTACCACAACCGAAATTATTGGTAACAGGATAATACAGGAGGCTAAAATATTGTTGAAACAAACCCATTGGAGCATAAGCGAAATTGCCTATGCACTGGGTTATGATGACCCTGCCCATTTTTCTAAATACTTTAAAAAACAAACATCGTTTACCCCTGTGGCGTTCAGATCATAG
- a CDS encoding SDR family NAD(P)-dependent oxidoreductase produces the protein MESKNKIALVTGGSRGLGKDMALRLAEKGIDVILTYNSKLAEAQDVVNQIQQSGRKAATLQLNAGDIKSFAAFTDQVKDILTNTFGANRIDFLINNAGIGGYKLIEEVTDEFFDELLNIHFKGVYFLTQGLIPLMNDGGGIVNISSGLTRVSFPRSSVYAAMKGAVEVFTRYLAKELGSRGIRANTVAPGAVMTDFGGGHFRASEETQKQVSSVTALGRPAVAEDIGGVVAFLCTEDARWVNGQRIEASGGMLV, from the coding sequence ATGGAGAGTAAAAATAAAATAGCCTTAGTTACCGGTGGCAGCCGGGGCTTAGGTAAAGATATGGCGCTTCGGCTTGCCGAAAAGGGTATTGATGTGATACTTACCTACAACAGCAAACTGGCAGAGGCGCAAGATGTGGTTAACCAAATTCAACAAAGCGGCAGAAAAGCGGCAACGCTACAACTCAATGCCGGCGACATTAAAAGCTTTGCCGCTTTTACTGATCAGGTTAAAGATATTTTAACCAATACTTTTGGTGCAAACCGCATTGATTTTTTGATTAATAACGCCGGCATCGGGGGATATAAATTGATTGAAGAGGTTACCGACGAGTTTTTTGATGAGCTGCTAAACATTCATTTTAAAGGCGTTTATTTTTTAACGCAAGGCTTAATCCCACTGATGAATGACGGCGGGGGCATTGTTAACATATCCAGCGGTTTAACCAGGGTATCTTTTCCACGGTCGTCGGTTTACGCTGCTATGAAAGGAGCCGTTGAAGTATTTACCCGTTACCTCGCCAAAGAGTTAGGTTCAAGGGGCATCAGGGCCAACACTGTGGCACCCGGCGCGGTAATGACAGATTTTGGCGGCGGGCACTTCCGGGCAAGTGAAGAAACACAAAAACAAGTAAGCTCGGTAACGGCATTAGGCCGGCCGGCTGTGGCCGAAGATATTGGCGGCGTAGTAGCCTTTTTATGTACCGAAGATGCGCGGTGGGTAAACGGGCAGCGTATTGAAGCTTCGGGCGGCATGCTGGTATAA
- a CDS encoding vanadium-dependent haloperoxidase, which produces MRSFLICIAGGLFLLSSCKKPEYQKIMHDPELYRVTVKKLNDIVLENNFPPVTASRNYVYANIAAYQVIAAGDPAHFRSLAGQIKHLPPTPKPSKDTTVDYQFASLLAFCFVGNAVTFPEGSMDQYVDGLKQKAKDAGMPDDLFEGSVNYANKVAKSIMKWSKGDNYLKTRSASKFTVKQQDGRWIPTPPMYAQALEAHWGEIRPMVLDSASQLIPPDPPAFDVKNKNGRFYLQALEVKNIVDSLTTEQKHQADFWDDNAFKLNVVGHASFATKKFSPGGHWMNITGTVTRAKKLDFNTTVSVYTETAIALFDGFINCWYLKYRSNYVRPETIITKYINADWRPYIQTPPFPEYSSGHAVISSAAAEVLTSKFGDNFAYTDSSEMEFGIAPLSFKSFREAAKSAAMSRVLGGIHFKNACVVGNEQGAEIGQLVVKKLQLKK; this is translated from the coding sequence ATGAGATCCTTTCTAATTTGTATTGCGGGCGGGCTATTTTTACTCTCCTCCTGCAAAAAGCCCGAGTACCAAAAAATAATGCACGATCCTGAACTGTATCGTGTTACCGTAAAGAAATTAAACGATATTGTGCTGGAGAACAACTTTCCGCCGGTTACTGCTTCACGTAATTATGTGTATGCCAATATCGCAGCCTACCAGGTTATCGCGGCCGGCGATCCGGCGCATTTCAGGTCGTTAGCCGGCCAAATCAAACATTTGCCGCCAACACCAAAACCTTCAAAAGATACCACGGTTGATTACCAGTTTGCATCGCTGCTGGCATTTTGCTTTGTGGGTAATGCGGTAACGTTTCCGGAAGGCAGTATGGACCAGTATGTAGATGGGCTTAAGCAAAAAGCAAAAGATGCCGGCATGCCCGATGATTTGTTTGAAGGATCGGTAAATTATGCCAATAAAGTGGCCAAATCTATCATGAAGTGGAGCAAAGGCGATAATTATTTAAAAACCCGGTCGGCAAGTAAATTTACGGTGAAACAGCAGGATGGCCGCTGGATCCCGACGCCGCCTATGTATGCCCAGGCACTGGAAGCACACTGGGGCGAGATAAGGCCAATGGTTTTGGATTCTGCGTCGCAATTAATCCCGCCGGATCCCCCGGCTTTTGACGTTAAAAACAAAAACGGAAGGTTTTACCTGCAGGCGCTTGAAGTGAAAAACATTGTCGACAGCCTTACCACCGAACAAAAGCACCAGGCCGATTTTTGGGACGACAACGCATTTAAGCTGAACGTAGTGGGCCATGCCTCATTTGCCACCAAAAAGTTTTCGCCGGGAGGCCACTGGATGAATATTACCGGAACAGTTACCCGCGCCAAAAAGCTTGATTTTAACACCACAGTGAGTGTTTACACCGAAACTGCCATTGCTTTATTTGATGGTTTTATCAATTGCTGGTATTTAAAATACCGCTCAAACTACGTACGCCCCGAAACTATTATCACCAAATACATTAATGCTGATTGGCGGCCGTATATCCAAACCCCACCTTTTCCCGAATACAGCAGCGGGCACGCGGTAATATCATCGGCCGCTGCTGAGGTACTCACCAGCAAGTTTGGCGATAATTTTGCCTATACCGATTCGTCGGAGATGGAATTTGGGATAGCGCCGCTCTCCTTCAAGTCATTCAGGGAAGCCGCAAAGTCAGCAGCCATGTCTCGGGTGTTGGGTGGCATCCACTTTAAAAACGCCTGTGTTGTGGGCAATGAACAAGGTGCCGAAATTGGGCAGCTGGTGGTAAAAAAACTGCAATTAAAAAAATAA
- a CDS encoding glycosyl hydrolase family 95 catalytic domain-containing protein, with translation MMNKLSKWLMLLAFVVPVAANAQGADPWTVKADKIDPANYYGITVANGMIGIVSAPEPFKVKNVVLAGAYDLYGRGRVSNFLNSFNLLNMYLEIDGRRIDAKNISNFKQELDMQHAAFTTTFDYGDKATIKYTYYSLRQLPFTVLMDVAVIAKKAINITSASVMEAPDALKEVQNYYNEIDRPHVTISLLTSTAKSPTGKMQLCASTSFLFNEPHGQEPRIIHEMWDNNMHLMKFSKAVAAGETYKYAVTGSSITSVHHADPLNEAERLTIFAKLEGRDRLIKFHNKAWDDLWASDIQIEGDAQAQQDVHSMLYHLYSFSRAGTAYSPSPMGLSGLGYNGHIFWDCDIWMYPAMLVLHPEIAKSMVEYRFERLDAARKNAFSHGYKGAMFPWESADSGVEETPVWALSGPFEHHITADVALAAWNYYCVTQDKQWLREKGWPILSATADFWASRVERNGTGHYDIKNVVAADEWAENIDNNAFTNAAAIANLQNATAAAKILGEKADADWQLVAQNIPILKMDNGVTREHATYNGEGIKQADVNLLAYPLKTITDAGQIKKDLEYYETRVPNEGTPAMTQAVFALLYARLGNGDKAYHFFKDAYEPNLNPPFRVIAETKGGTNPYFATGAGGIIQSLLMGFGGLDITPTGITQLKSKLPSNWKSLKITGVGVNKATYTIK, from the coding sequence ATGATGAATAAGCTATCAAAATGGCTCATGTTACTGGCCTTTGTTGTTCCTGTTGCAGCAAATGCCCAGGGTGCCGACCCATGGACGGTTAAAGCAGATAAAATAGACCCGGCAAATTATTACGGCATCACCGTTGCCAACGGGATGATAGGTATTGTATCGGCACCTGAGCCTTTTAAGGTGAAAAATGTGGTGCTTGCAGGGGCATATGACCTGTACGGCAGGGGTAGGGTGAGCAATTTTTTAAACAGTTTTAACCTGCTGAACATGTACCTGGAGATTGATGGCCGACGTATTGATGCCAAAAATATCAGCAATTTTAAGCAGGAACTGGATATGCAGCATGCCGCCTTTACCACCACGTTTGATTATGGTGATAAAGCAACTATCAAATACACTTACTATTCCCTGCGACAATTGCCATTTACCGTATTGATGGACGTGGCCGTTATAGCCAAAAAGGCCATCAACATTACATCGGCCAGCGTAATGGAAGCGCCGGATGCCTTAAAGGAAGTTCAAAACTATTATAACGAGATTGACAGGCCGCATGTAACCATTAGCCTGTTAACATCTACAGCAAAAAGTCCCACCGGTAAAATGCAGTTATGTGCATCCACTTCGTTTTTATTTAACGAGCCGCACGGCCAGGAGCCGCGTATTATTCACGAAATGTGGGATAATAACATGCACCTGATGAAATTCAGCAAAGCCGTTGCCGCCGGCGAAACTTATAAATACGCGGTTACGGGCTCATCCATAACGTCGGTACACCATGCTGATCCGTTAAACGAGGCCGAGCGCCTCACTATTTTTGCCAAACTGGAAGGCCGCGACCGCCTGATCAAATTCCACAACAAAGCCTGGGACGACCTTTGGGCCAGCGATATCCAGATTGAAGGCGACGCGCAGGCGCAGCAGGATGTACACAGCATGCTGTATCATCTGTATTCGTTTTCGCGCGCGGGTACTGCTTACTCGCCGTCGCCAATGGGGCTTTCGGGTTTGGGCTATAACGGCCACATTTTTTGGGACTGCGATATCTGGATGTATCCCGCCATGCTGGTGCTGCACCCCGAGATTGCCAAATCTATGGTCGAATACCGTTTTGAGCGGCTGGATGCCGCCCGTAAAAATGCTTTTTCGCATGGTTATAAAGGGGCTATGTTCCCCTGGGAAAGTGCCGATAGCGGGGTAGAAGAAACCCCCGTTTGGGCCTTGAGTGGGCCGTTTGAGCACCATATTACTGCCGATGTTGCCCTGGCTGCCTGGAATTATTATTGCGTAACCCAGGACAAGCAATGGCTGCGCGAAAAAGGCTGGCCCATACTATCGGCAACTGCCGATTTTTGGGCAAGCCGGGTTGAGCGTAACGGCACTGGCCATTACGATATCAAAAATGTGGTAGCCGCCGATGAGTGGGCCGAAAATATTGATAACAATGCCTTTACAAATGCTGCCGCCATTGCCAACCTGCAAAACGCAACCGCCGCTGCCAAAATATTGGGAGAAAAAGCGGACGCCGACTGGCAGCTGGTAGCGCAAAATATCCCTATCCTGAAAATGGATAACGGCGTAACCCGCGAACATGCCACCTATAACGGCGAAGGTATTAAACAGGCAGATGTTAACCTGTTGGCCTATCCGCTGAAAACGATAACCGATGCCGGGCAGATTAAAAAAGACCTGGAATACTACGAAACCCGTGTACCCAACGAAGGGACCCCGGCCATGACCCAGGCTGTTTTTGCCCTGCTATATGCCCGCCTGGGTAACGGTGATAAAGCATATCATTTTTTTAAGGATGCTTACGAGCCAAACCTTAACCCGCCATTCCGAGTAATTGCCGAAACCAAGGGAGGTACCAATCCCTATTTTGCAACAGGCGCTGGCGGTATTATCCAAAGCTTACTCATGGGTTTTGGCGGGTTGGATATAACCCCCACAGGTATTACACAGTTAAAAAGCAAGCTGCCATCCAACTGGAAATCGCTAAAGATAACCGGCGTTGGAGTTAACAAGGCGACTTATACAATAAAGTAA
- the treF gene encoding alpha,alpha-trehalase TreF, translating into MRRLFLLAFLFFNLGVKAQTLTPRQQFPGLFEAVQLGQIFPDNKTFVDAVPKQDPAMIMKAYQDEKDKPGFDIKTFVLAHFDMPVSHSSFQTDIEAGIRKHIDTLWHVLQRHPDEAKPFSSSLALPNPYIVPGGRFREIYYWDSYFTMLGLQESHQVKVIHNMVENFAYLIDKYGFIPNGNRAYYLTRSQPPFFAMMVNLLAKNEGEKVLVHFRPQLIKEYEYWMRGWEGLAANQASHRVVKMAGGELLNRYWDESDQPREESFVQDVTAGKETQQPLPQFYHNIRAAAASGWDFSTRWFDASGKLPTIQTTDLVPVDLNCLLYNLELTIARSLNQIQNAKLAKLYSKRAARRKAAILKYCWNQKTGWFDDYNWQLNQLSTVPTLAAEFPLEFKIATVEQARLVAEGLKNNFLKAGGLVTTLNFSGQQWDAPNGWAPLQYMAIDGLENYHYNTLAKEIATRWLRLNIRVFKQTGKLLEKYNVVDTKLTAGGGEYPLQDGFGWTNGVLLHLINRYHIDTEHESKDLPENQN; encoded by the coding sequence ATGAGAAGACTTTTTTTACTCGCGTTTTTATTTTTCAACCTTGGCGTTAAAGCACAAACGCTAACACCGCGACAGCAGTTTCCGGGCTTGTTTGAAGCCGTTCAGCTTGGCCAGATTTTTCCGGACAATAAAACTTTTGTAGATGCTGTGCCCAAACAGGATCCGGCCATGATCATGAAAGCCTACCAGGACGAAAAGGATAAACCTGGCTTTGATATTAAAACATTTGTACTGGCACATTTTGATATGCCGGTTAGCCATAGCTCGTTCCAGACCGATATTGAGGCGGGTATCCGCAAACACATTGATACCTTATGGCATGTTTTACAACGCCATCCGGATGAGGCCAAACCATTTTCGTCATCACTGGCTTTGCCAAACCCATATATAGTGCCGGGTGGCAGGTTCAGGGAAATTTACTACTGGGATTCGTACTTTACCATGCTGGGCCTGCAGGAAAGTCACCAGGTAAAGGTAATTCACAATATGGTTGAGAATTTTGCTTACCTGATTGATAAATATGGTTTTATACCCAATGGTAACCGGGCTTATTACCTCACGCGGTCGCAACCGCCATTTTTTGCCATGATGGTAAACCTGCTGGCAAAAAACGAAGGAGAGAAAGTATTGGTCCATTTCAGGCCGCAGTTAATCAAAGAATATGAATACTGGATGCGGGGCTGGGAAGGTTTGGCCGCTAACCAGGCCTCGCACAGGGTTGTGAAAATGGCAGGCGGCGAACTTTTGAACCGTTACTGGGACGAGAGCGACCAGCCACGCGAGGAATCATTTGTGCAGGATGTAACCGCCGGTAAAGAAACCCAACAACCGCTGCCACAATTTTACCATAACATCAGGGCGGCAGCAGCCTCGGGCTGGGATTTCAGCACGCGTTGGTTTGATGCGTCGGGCAAGCTGCCAACCATACAAACAACCGACCTGGTACCGGTCGACCTGAACTGTTTGCTGTATAACCTTGAACTTACCATAGCCCGCAGCCTTAACCAAATTCAAAACGCCAAGCTGGCCAAGCTATACAGCAAACGCGCCGCCCGCCGTAAAGCCGCCATTTTAAAATACTGCTGGAACCAGAAAACAGGCTGGTTTGATGATTATAACTGGCAGCTAAACCAGCTATCAACCGTACCTACCCTGGCTGCCGAATTTCCGCTGGAATTTAAGATTGCAACTGTTGAACAGGCCCGCCTGGTAGCCGAAGGATTAAAGAACAACTTCCTGAAAGCCGGTGGATTGGTTACCACCCTTAACTTTTCGGGTCAGCAATGGGATGCACCAAATGGCTGGGCGCCATTACAGTACATGGCCATTGATGGTCTGGAAAACTACCACTACAACACCCTGGCCAAAGAAATTGCCACACGATGGTTAAGGCTAAACATCCGGGTATTTAAACAAACCGGCAAGCTGCTTGAAAAATATAATGTAGTTGATACCAAACTTACCGCCGGCGGCGGCGAGTACCCCCTGCAGGATGGCTTCGGCTGGACCAACGGCGTGCTGCTGCACCTGATTAACCGGTACCATATTGATACCGAACATGAAAGCAAAGATTTGCCGGAAAATCAGAATTGA
- a CDS encoding glycoside hydrolase family 13 protein — protein MKIFNTLIISAAFLLLGSNYSCAQNNLPSKDSLVRKWWKEAVVYQLYPRSFNDVDGDGIGDLKGIIAKLDYIKSLGVDAVWLNPIYGSPNDDNGYDVSDYRDIMKDFGTMADFDAMLKGMHARGIKLVMDLVVNHSSDEHEWFKKSRSSRNSPYREYYHWWNAEKGKPPYRYSLFDVNHDAWRYDSLTNAYYLHYFSRKQPDLNWENPKLRQEVYNIMKFWGDKGIDGFRLDAFQFAAKDTTFPAFPNGFEKNFTQYYGMQGNLHGYLQEMNRQVLSKYNVMSVAEGAGNTFEDAHNLVDADRNELNMAYAFEAVDIAKPDGYSVLHLKQIFTKWDSAFAAKGWLSIFLANHDQARLVTRFGNDSPEFRAVSSKMLTTFLMTMRGTPYYYNGDELGMTNAGFSKAEDYRDVQTLNEYQRQKNLGTDMQKYLQRMSFESRDNSRTPFQWNNRKNAGFSTGKPWIAVNPNYTTINVAAEEKDPNSALNYFRKVVKLRKDNLVLVYGKYTLLDGQNPDTYSYTRELDGKKLLVLLNFTSKAATTNTGVDFSKASVLLGNYPQSSTNGTLKPYEAVVYELK, from the coding sequence ATGAAAATTTTTAACACGCTTATCATAAGTGCTGCCTTTTTGCTATTGGGCAGTAATTACAGCTGTGCCCAAAACAACCTGCCCAGTAAAGATAGCCTTGTTCGTAAATGGTGGAAAGAGGCTGTGGTTTACCAGCTTTATCCGCGCAGTTTTAATGATGTAGATGGCGACGGCATTGGCGATTTAAAGGGAATAATTGCCAAACTTGATTACATCAAAAGTTTAGGGGTTGATGCGGTTTGGCTTAACCCGATATATGGGTCGCCAAATGACGATAACGGTTACGATGTAAGCGACTACCGCGATATTATGAAAGATTTTGGCACCATGGCCGATTTTGATGCCATGCTTAAGGGCATGCACGCCCGCGGAATAAAACTGGTGATGGACCTGGTAGTAAACCATAGCAGCGATGAACACGAATGGTTTAAAAAAAGCCGCAGCTCGCGCAACAGCCCTTACCGCGAATATTACCATTGGTGGAATGCCGAAAAAGGCAAGCCGCCTTACCGTTACAGCCTTTTTGATGTAAACCACGATGCGTGGCGGTATGATTCGCTTACCAATGCCTATTACCTGCATTATTTTTCGCGCAAGCAGCCGGATCTTAACTGGGAAAACCCCAAACTAAGGCAGGAAGTATACAATATCATGAAGTTTTGGGGCGACAAAGGCATCGATGGTTTCAGGCTGGATGCTTTCCAGTTTGCGGCAAAAGATACCACCTTCCCGGCTTTCCCGAATGGGTTCGAAAAAAACTTTACCCAGTATTACGGCATGCAGGGCAACCTGCATGGTTACCTGCAGGAGATGAACCGGCAGGTTTTAAGCAAATACAATGTAATGAGCGTAGCCGAAGGGGCCGGCAATACTTTTGAAGATGCACACAATTTGGTTGATGCCGACAGGAATGAGTTGAATATGGCTTATGCGTTTGAAGCAGTAGACATAGCCAAACCCGATGGTTATAGCGTGTTGCATTTAAAGCAGATATTTACCAAATGGGATAGCGCGTTTGCTGCAAAAGGATGGCTCTCCATTTTCCTGGCCAATCATGACCAGGCAAGGCTGGTTACCCGGTTTGGCAACGATAGCCCGGAGTTTAGGGCGGTATCGTCAAAAATGCTGACCACGTTTTTAATGACCATGCGCGGTACCCCTTATTACTATAATGGCGACGAACTGGGAATGACCAATGCCGGATTTAGTAAAGCAGAAGACTATCGTGACGTGCAAACCCTGAACGAATACCAGCGCCAGAAAAATCTTGGCACCGATATGCAAAAGTATTTACAACGTATGAGTTTTGAAAGCAGGGACAATAGCCGCACACCCTTTCAATGGAACAACCGCAAAAATGCCGGCTTTTCGACCGGAAAACCATGGATTGCGGTAAATCCTAATTACACCACCATTAATGTGGCTGCCGAGGAAAAGGATCCCAATAGTGCCCTTAACTATTTCAGGAAGGTTGTAAAACTGCGTAAAGACAACCTGGTGCTTGTATATGGCAAATACACCCTGCTTGATGGCCAAAACCCCGATACTTACAGCTATACCAGGGAACTGGATGGTAAAAAATTGCTGGTATTATTAAATTTTACAAGCAAGGCGGCCACAACCAACACCGGGGTAGATTTTAGCAAAGCCAGTGTTTTATTGGGTAATTATCCCCAATCTTCAACAAACGGAACGCTTAAACCTTATGAAGCAGTAGTTTACGAACTGAAATAA
- a CDS encoding carboxymuconolactone decarboxylase family protein yields the protein MKQRLNVFEKGQGAMKALYGLGIYLAKSPVEQRLLNLIYFRVSQVNGCAYCLDMHSKDLRANGETEQRLYMLNAWREAPFYTDRERAAFAWAEALTKIAGGPVPDEIYVAAREQFTEEELVDLTLAVITINSYNRVNLAFPNVAAVGTYKVGAHAVQ from the coding sequence ATGAAACAACGACTCAATGTTTTTGAAAAAGGCCAGGGCGCTATGAAAGCTTTGTATGGTTTGGGCATCTACCTGGCTAAGTCGCCGGTTGAGCAAAGGCTTTTAAATTTAATTTATTTCCGGGTATCACAGGTTAACGGTTGCGCCTATTGCCTGGATATGCACTCGAAAGATTTACGTGCCAACGGCGAAACCGAACAACGCCTGTATATGTTAAATGCCTGGCGGGAAGCTCCATTTTATACCGATAGGGAACGCGCTGCATTTGCATGGGCCGAAGCTTTGACAAAAATTGCAGGTGGTCCCGTACCCGACGAAATTTACGTGGCAGCCCGCGAACAGTTTACTGAAGAAGAATTGGTTGATTTAACTTTGGCTGTTATCACCATTAACAGCTACAACCGCGTTAACCTTGCATTCCCTAATGTGGCTGCTGTTGGTACGTACAAAGTTGGCGCGCACGCCGTTCAATAA
- a CDS encoding quinone oxidoreductase family protein yields the protein MKAAVMYQKGELPQYVDFPEPAIQNSDELLVTVKAVAIKHFDKGRAAGKHYSSDAPAASGRVIGGDGVCLLEDGTRVYGMGVSGMLAEKATINKDRIVKIPEGLDDTAAAALPNAVIGAAMGLRFKAGIKPGDVVLVNGATGFTGRVAVQIAKHYGAKKVIVTGRNQKSLDDLLTMGGDEAVSVLQDDEQFKARIKAIHSQTPIDIIIDYLWGHTAEMILACLKGDGSFTNKVRYVSVGSMAGDIIQLSAANLRSVDLQLTGSGLGAWSKQEVGQLFTTILPEMFALASEGKLKVDTIAVKLEDIAELWNLDVPDGQRLVVTI from the coding sequence ATGAAAGCAGCAGTAATGTATCAAAAAGGGGAATTACCTCAATATGTTGATTTTCCGGAGCCGGCAATTCAAAATAGCGATGAGCTATTGGTAACGGTAAAAGCCGTGGCCATTAAACACTTTGATAAGGGGCGTGCCGCCGGCAAACACTATTCAAGTGATGCGCCTGCGGCAAGCGGCCGGGTAATTGGAGGCGATGGCGTTTGCCTGTTGGAAGATGGAACCCGGGTTTATGGCATGGGTGTGAGTGGTATGCTGGCCGAAAAAGCAACCATTAACAAAGACCGGATAGTAAAAATACCCGAGGGACTTGATGATACGGCAGCAGCAGCCTTGCCTAACGCCGTAATAGGCGCGGCAATGGGTTTACGGTTTAAAGCGGGTATTAAGCCGGGCGATGTGGTACTGGTAAATGGCGCTACCGGTTTTACAGGCCGGGTGGCCGTGCAAATTGCCAAACATTATGGCGCAAAAAAGGTGATTGTAACCGGCAGAAATCAAAAATCGCTTGATGACCTGCTGACGATGGGTGGCGATGAGGCGGTTTCTGTTTTGCAGGATGATGAACAATTTAAGGCCCGTATTAAAGCCATCCATTCACAGACACCTATTGACATTATTATAGATTACCTGTGGGGCCACACCGCCGAAATGATACTTGCTTGTTTAAAGGGCGATGGTTCATTTACAAACAAGGTACGGTATGTATCGGTTGGCAGCATGGCGGGCGATATCATACAGCTCTCCGCCGCCAATTTAAGGAGCGTCGATCTCCAGCTCACCGGGTCGGGGCTTGGCGCATGGTCAAAGCAGGAGGTTGGCCAACTTTTTACCACTATACTGCCCGAAATGTTTGCCCTTGCGTCCGAAGGAAAACTCAAAGTAGATACCATCGCTGTTAAACTGGAAGACATTGCCGAACTTTGGAATTTAGACGTTCCGGACGGGCAGCGCCTGGTTGTAACCATTTGA
- a CDS encoding Crp/Fnr family transcriptional regulator, translated as MIFHFKNKFPQLNPFWDKYLEYQKRLEVPAKTILLEEGKVSQHYIFIEKGCVRAFFYNKGDDKTVQFFFEDEGLASLESFVNNTPSAFTVETIEPSIVYLLPKQYVTQLMDELSREPDFSQLTLRLSAARQSHYINELVSFIRDTPEERYQKLLNERPHIVQRVPQHYIASYLGISKVHLSRIKSKLAKGKLHF; from the coding sequence ATGATTTTCCATTTCAAAAATAAATTCCCCCAATTGAACCCTTTTTGGGATAAGTACCTGGAATATCAGAAACGGCTGGAGGTACCTGCTAAAACAATTTTGCTGGAAGAAGGAAAGGTATCGCAGCATTATATTTTTATTGAGAAAGGCTGTGTGCGCGCGTTTTTTTATAACAAGGGGGATGACAAAACTGTACAGTTCTTTTTTGAGGATGAAGGCCTCGCTTCGCTCGAAAGTTTTGTCAATAATACGCCAAGCGCGTTCACTGTTGAAACGATAGAGCCTTCCATAGTTTATTTGCTTCCCAAACAATACGTAACTCAATTGATGGATGAACTAAGCCGGGAACCCGATTTTTCACAATTGACCCTTCGGCTATCTGCCGCCAGGCAATCCCATTACATCAATGAACTTGTTTCTTTCATCAGGGATACGCCCGAAGAGCGTTATCAAAAACTGCTGAACGAAAGACCTCATATTGTGCAGCGGGTACCGCAACATTACATCGCATCATACCTGGGTATCAGCAAAGTACACTTAAGCCGTATTAAAAGCAAGCTTGCAAAAGGCAAATTACATTTCTGA